Part of the Oceanispirochaeta sp. genome, CACAATTTCAACCAGAAGGTTAATGGCTCCATTATAATCAAAGATCTCCATCAACCGTTCCACTTCTTTGTATTTCTGCCCAATGCGCAACTCTTTTTCCTGAGCAGACAGGGTAGAGAAGAAAGTGAGGAAAATACATATTGTTAGACAAATCCTCTTATTTATAGCAGTCAAGTAAACCCTTCAGATAACCGAAATTAACAACATTCAAACCATCTTATAACATTATCGGCAAGATAGGAATGAATCTGGATAAAAGCACTAATCAAAGGTATAATATATGTGGATGAAAAAAGGCTTAGTGATTCTAATATTCCTCATCACTATCTCAAAAATATCAGCCGGTGATGCGGCTGCCACTACTTACGCCAATATAAGTAACCTTTTTGGCATAGATCCCAATGCAGGATTGAATTCTTTTTTGACTCTTCTTATACCCGCAGGCGGTAAATATGAGGGAATGGGCACCGCATTTACTGCCATGAGTGTTGACTCTGGTTTTTTGGATGCTAATCCCGCAGGAAGTTCTTTTATCAAGAACTCGGAACTCACTTTTTTTCATAACAACTGGATTGCGGATACGAATCTGGAGAGTGTTACATATACCTCCCGCTGGGGAGATTTTGGTATTGGTATCGGTGGCAAGTTTCTGTATCTTCCCTTTACCGGAATTGATGACTGGGGAGACCGGGCTAAAAATGAAGATGGAACGTTTTCATCAGGCTACTACACAGAAACAGTCACTACTTTCAATATGGCTTATACCTTTCTGAATAATTATTACTATCACGGAATTGCTGTCGGAGCTAATTTCAAGATGGCTTACCGGGGTGTCCCTTATTCCATTGCTCCCGATCAGTCTGCTTTGGCCCTCATGGTTGATCTGGGAATGCAGACAAAATTTAATGTACTCAAGTTTTTCAGTTCCAGGGATAAAAATTTCGGTTTCGGGATTGCCGTTAAGAATGTGGGGACAGAGTTTATCAGAGACCCCGATCCTCTTCCTACCATGATTTCCACAGGTATTGCTTATTCTCCCTTGAGGCCAATGACCTGGGCCTTTG contains:
- a CDS encoding UPF0164 family protein, with amino-acid sequence MILIFLITISKISAGDAAATTYANISNLFGIDPNAGLNSFLTLLIPAGGKYEGMGTAFTAMSVDSGFLDANPAGSSFIKNSELTFFHNNWIADTNLESVTYTSRWGDFGIGIGGKFLYLPFTGIDDWGDRAKNEDGTFSSGYYTETVTTFNMAYTFLNNYYYHGIAVGANFKMAYRGVPYSIAPDQSALALMVDLGMQTKFNVLKFFSSRDKNFGFGIAVKNVGTEFIRDPDPLPTMISTGIAYSPLRPMTWAFDINIPFNLDGTPSEAVSYAAGLDLGITSFLSVQSGIQIKTGLPRFSIGSSLDMDRFSLTANYTLDLTTQVTTLDRFSLALKLNLGDFGRMSRLERAQLLYLQGLEEYANGQISKAIALWEESLKIRPELTPAKEMIETARKTQELNQIIQDRQTIDE